The Xanthomonas sp. DAR 34887 genome has a segment encoding these proteins:
- the carB gene encoding carbamoyl-phosphate synthase large subunit — MPKRTDLKTILIIGAGPIVIGQACEFDYSGAQACKALRDEGYRVVLVNSNPATIMTDPNMADAVYIEPINWQTVEKIIAKEKPDALLPTMGGQTALNCALDLADHGVLEKYGVELIGAKREAIMMAEDRELFRVAMGEIGLECPKAAVAHTLEEALEIQTRVGYPTIIRPSFTLGGSGGGIAYNREELIEIVTRGLELSPTSEVLVEESVLGWKEFEMEVVRDTADNCIIVCSIENLDPMGVHTGDSITVAPAQTLTDKEYQRLRDASIAVLRKIGVDTGGSNVQFGINAQTGRVVVIEMNPRVSRSSALASKATGFPIAKVAAKLAVGYTLDELKNEITGGLTPASFEPSIDYVVTKIPRFAFEKFPQADARLTTQMKSVGEVMAMGRTFSESLQKALRGLETGKIGLDPTGLDLASEDDLAALKRELKAPGPERLFYVADAFRAGMSVEQVHALSFIDPWFLDQIEDLIAQEKRLAADGLGSLDAARLRTLKRAGFSDARLAQLTGTNEAALRALRRAHKVRPVYKRVDSCAAEFATDTAYLYSTYEDECEAKPSNRDKIMILGGGPNRIGQGIEFDYCCVHAALALREDGYETIMVNCNPETVSTDYDTSDRLYFEPLTLEDVLEIVELEQPRGVIVQYGGQTPLKLARALEANGVPVIGTSPDSIDLAEDRERFQQLVDKLGLKQPPNRIARNAEEALVLAREIGYPLVVRPSYVLGGRAMEIVYGESDLARYVRDAVKVSNDSPVLLDRFLDNAVEVDVDIIADKDGQVLIGGVMEHIEEAGVHSGDSSCSLPPYSLSAKTQAELRRQVVMLAKGLNVVGLMNTQFAVQVDEAGDDIVFLLEVNPRASRTVPFVSKATGMALAKIAARCMAGKTLAEQGALKEIVPDYYSVKEAIFPFAKFQGVDPILGPEMRSTGEVMGVGRSFGAAFARAQEAGGIKAPPLGKAFLSVRDPDKQRVLPVAQALVERGYTLVATSGTCAWLRQNGLQCDQINKVAEGRPHIVDLIKNGEIVYIVNTTEGRAAISDSFSIRREALQQRVTYSTTVAGARALVHSLEFRGTGPVWALQELHKELEA, encoded by the coding sequence ATGCCCAAGCGCACCGACCTAAAAACCATCCTCATCATCGGCGCCGGCCCGATCGTCATCGGCCAGGCCTGCGAGTTCGACTACTCCGGCGCGCAGGCGTGCAAGGCGCTGCGCGACGAGGGCTACCGCGTGGTGCTGGTCAACAGCAACCCGGCCACGATCATGACCGACCCGAACATGGCCGACGCCGTGTACATCGAGCCGATCAACTGGCAGACGGTCGAGAAGATCATCGCCAAGGAAAAGCCCGATGCGCTGCTGCCGACCATGGGCGGACAGACCGCGCTGAACTGCGCGCTGGACCTGGCCGACCACGGCGTGCTGGAAAAGTACGGCGTGGAGCTGATCGGCGCCAAGCGCGAAGCGATCATGATGGCCGAGGACCGCGAGCTGTTCCGCGTGGCGATGGGCGAGATCGGCCTGGAATGCCCGAAGGCGGCGGTCGCGCACACCCTCGAGGAAGCGCTGGAGATCCAGACCCGCGTCGGCTATCCGACCATCATCCGCCCCAGCTTCACCCTCGGCGGCAGCGGTGGCGGCATCGCCTACAACCGCGAGGAACTGATCGAGATCGTGACCCGCGGCCTGGAACTGTCGCCGACCAGCGAAGTGCTGGTTGAAGAGTCGGTGCTGGGCTGGAAGGAATTCGAGATGGAAGTGGTCCGCGACACCGCGGACAACTGCATCATCGTCTGCTCGATCGAAAACCTGGACCCGATGGGCGTGCACACCGGCGACTCGATCACCGTGGCCCCGGCGCAGACCCTGACCGACAAGGAATACCAGCGCCTGCGCGATGCCTCGATCGCGGTGCTGCGCAAGATCGGCGTGGACACCGGCGGTTCCAACGTGCAGTTCGGCATCAATGCGCAGACCGGCCGCGTGGTGGTGATCGAGATGAACCCGCGCGTGTCGCGCTCCTCGGCGCTGGCCTCCAAGGCCACCGGCTTCCCGATCGCCAAGGTCGCGGCCAAGCTGGCGGTCGGCTATACGCTGGACGAACTGAAGAACGAGATCACCGGCGGCCTGACCCCGGCGTCGTTCGAGCCGTCGATCGACTACGTGGTGACCAAGATCCCGCGCTTCGCCTTCGAGAAGTTCCCGCAGGCCGACGCGCGTCTGACCACGCAGATGAAGTCGGTGGGCGAGGTGATGGCGATGGGCCGCACCTTCTCCGAATCGCTGCAGAAGGCGCTGCGCGGCCTGGAGACCGGCAAGATCGGGCTCGATCCGACCGGGCTGGACCTGGCCAGCGAGGACGACCTGGCCGCGCTCAAGCGCGAGTTGAAGGCGCCCGGCCCGGAGCGGCTGTTCTACGTGGCCGATGCGTTCCGCGCCGGCATGAGCGTGGAGCAGGTGCATGCGCTGTCGTTCATCGATCCGTGGTTCCTGGACCAGATCGAGGACCTGATCGCGCAGGAAAAGCGATTGGCCGCAGACGGCCTGGGTTCGCTGGATGCCGCGCGCCTGCGCACGCTCAAGCGCGCCGGTTTCTCCGACGCGCGCCTGGCGCAGCTGACCGGCACCAACGAGGCGGCGCTGCGCGCGCTGCGCCGCGCGCACAAGGTGCGCCCGGTATACAAGCGGGTGGACTCGTGCGCGGCCGAATTCGCCACCGACACCGCCTACCTGTATTCGACCTACGAGGACGAGTGCGAGGCCAAGCCCAGCAATCGCGACAAGATCATGATCCTCGGCGGCGGCCCCAACCGCATCGGCCAGGGCATCGAGTTCGACTACTGCTGCGTGCACGCGGCGCTGGCGCTGCGCGAGGATGGTTACGAAACCATCATGGTCAACTGCAATCCGGAGACCGTGTCCACCGACTACGACACCTCCGACCGCCTGTACTTCGAGCCGCTGACCCTGGAAGACGTGTTGGAGATCGTCGAGCTGGAGCAGCCCAGGGGCGTGATCGTGCAGTACGGCGGGCAGACCCCGCTGAAGCTGGCGCGCGCGCTGGAAGCCAACGGCGTGCCGGTGATCGGCACCAGCCCGGACTCGATCGACCTGGCCGAGGACCGCGAGCGCTTCCAGCAGCTGGTCGACAAGCTGGGCCTGAAGCAGCCGCCGAACCGCATCGCGCGCAACGCCGAGGAAGCGCTGGTGCTGGCGCGCGAGATCGGCTACCCGCTGGTGGTGCGCCCGAGCTACGTGCTCGGCGGCCGCGCGATGGAGATCGTCTACGGCGAATCGGACCTGGCGCGCTACGTGCGCGACGCGGTCAAGGTCTCCAACGACTCGCCGGTGCTGCTGGACCGCTTCCTCGACAATGCGGTGGAAGTGGACGTGGACATCATCGCCGACAAGGACGGCCAGGTGCTGATCGGCGGGGTGATGGAACACATCGAGGAAGCCGGCGTGCATTCGGGCGATTCTTCGTGCTCGCTGCCGCCGTACTCGCTGTCGGCCAAGACCCAGGCCGAGCTGCGCCGCCAGGTGGTGATGCTGGCCAAGGGCCTGAACGTGGTCGGGCTGATGAACACCCAGTTCGCGGTGCAGGTGGACGAGGCCGGCGACGACATCGTGTTCCTGCTGGAAGTGAACCCGCGCGCCTCGCGCACGGTGCCGTTCGTGTCCAAGGCCACCGGCATGGCGCTGGCCAAGATCGCCGCGCGCTGCATGGCCGGCAAGACCCTGGCCGAGCAGGGCGCGCTGAAGGAGATCGTGCCCGACTACTACTCGGTGAAGGAAGCGATCTTCCCGTTCGCCAAGTTCCAGGGCGTGGACCCGATCCTCGGCCCGGAGATGCGCTCCACCGGCGAGGTGATGGGCGTGGGCCGCAGCTTCGGCGCCGCGTTCGCGCGCGCGCAGGAAGCCGGCGGGATCAAGGCGCCGCCGTTGGGCAAGGCGTTCCTGTCGGTGCGCGATCCGGACAAGCAGCGCGTGCTGCCGGTGGCGCAGGCGCTGGTCGAGCGCGGCTACACCCTGGTCGCGACCAGCGGCACCTGCGCGTGGCTGCGCCAGAATGGCCTGCAGTGCGACCAGATCAACAAGGTGGCCGAGGGCCGCCCGCATATCGTCGATCTGATCAAGAACGGCGAAATCGTGTATATCGTCAACACCACCGAGGGCCGGGCGGCGATCTCCGACTCGTTCTCGATCCGGCGCGAAGCCCTGCAGCAGCGCGTCACCTATTCGACCACCGTCGCCGGCGCCCGCGCGCTGGTGCATTCATTGGAATTCCGCGGCACCGGTCCGGTCTGGGCGCTGCAGGAACTGCACAAGGAGCTGGAAGCGTGA
- a CDS encoding DUF6973 domain-containing protein — translation MSVALVPSLRPRRWRWGVLASLALAAYPLFVLVAVYAQWLGAGLPGGRDGPADAYRHSLASAIVAYTLSPRCVDWVTAVMERDGRGNASRAMDAHNNRIGARIGAAAPSWAAMQREVRAAVDHGAIDARSPDQITWRAPAAWQDRLY, via the coding sequence ATGAGCGTCGCGCTGGTGCCGTCGCTGCGTCCACGCCGCTGGCGTTGGGGCGTATTGGCGTCGCTGGCGCTCGCCGCGTATCCGCTGTTCGTGCTGGTTGCGGTCTATGCGCAGTGGCTCGGCGCCGGTCTGCCGGGCGGACGCGACGGCCCGGCCGATGCGTACCGCCACAGCCTGGCCAGCGCCATCGTCGCCTACACCCTGTCGCCGCGCTGCGTGGACTGGGTGACGGCGGTGATGGAACGCGACGGGCGCGGCAATGCGAGCCGGGCGATGGACGCCCACAACAACCGGATCGGCGCGCGCATCGGCGCCGCCGCTCCCAGCTGGGCCGCGATGCAGCGCGAGGTTCGCGCCGCGGTCGACCATGGCGCGATCGACGCCCGATCGCCCGACCAGATCACCTGGCGCGCCCCCGCGGCGTGGCAGGACCGCCTTTACTGA
- the carA gene encoding glutamine-hydrolyzing carbamoyl-phosphate synthase small subunit, with translation MTQPAILVLEDGTVFEGESVGAAGLSVGEVVFNTAMTGYQEIVTDPSYARQLVTLTYPHIGNTGCTDQDDEAAQVWSAGLIVRDVPRRPSNWRNQVSLPDWLIQRGVVAIAGIDTRKLTRILREKGAQNGAVMAGEVNVETALEAARKFPGLKGMDLAKVVSTGKAYAWRDGQLDLDSNAFAQAAPKYKVVAYDYGVKLNILRMLAERGCEVTVVPAQTPAAEVLAMQPDGVFLSNGPGDPAPCDYAIAAIKEFVARKIPTFGICLGHQLLALAAGAQTLKMGHGHHGANHPVQDLDSGRVMITSQNHGFAVDEATLPANVRVTHRSLFDGTNQGIELTDAPAFSFQGHPEASPGPRDVAPLFDRFTALMAAAA, from the coding sequence GTGACTCAACCCGCAATCCTTGTCCTTGAAGACGGCACCGTGTTCGAGGGCGAATCCGTAGGCGCCGCCGGCCTGTCCGTCGGCGAAGTGGTGTTCAACACCGCGATGACCGGCTATCAGGAGATCGTCACCGATCCGTCCTACGCCCGCCAACTGGTCACCCTGACCTACCCGCATATCGGCAACACCGGTTGCACCGACCAGGACGACGAAGCCGCCCAGGTGTGGTCGGCCGGGCTGATCGTGCGCGACGTGCCGCGCCGGCCCAGCAACTGGCGCAACCAGGTGTCGCTGCCGGACTGGCTGATCCAGCGCGGCGTGGTCGCCATCGCCGGCATCGATACCCGCAAGCTGACCCGCATCCTGCGCGAGAAGGGCGCGCAGAACGGCGCGGTGATGGCCGGCGAAGTGAACGTGGAAACGGCGCTGGAAGCGGCACGCAAGTTCCCGGGCCTGAAAGGCATGGACCTGGCCAAGGTGGTCTCCACCGGCAAGGCCTATGCATGGCGCGATGGCCAGCTCGACCTGGATAGCAACGCGTTCGCCCAGGCCGCGCCGAAGTACAAGGTGGTGGCCTACGACTACGGCGTGAAGCTCAACATCCTGCGCATGCTCGCCGAGCGCGGTTGCGAGGTCACGGTCGTACCGGCGCAGACGCCTGCCGCCGAGGTGCTGGCGATGCAGCCGGACGGCGTGTTCCTGTCCAACGGCCCGGGCGATCCGGCGCCGTGCGACTACGCGATCGCCGCGATCAAGGAATTCGTGGCCAGGAAGATCCCCACCTTCGGCATCTGCCTGGGCCACCAGCTGCTGGCGCTGGCCGCCGGCGCGCAGACCCTGAAGATGGGCCACGGCCACCACGGCGCCAACCATCCGGTGCAGGACCTGGACAGCGGCCGGGTGATGATCACCTCGCAGAACCACGGCTTCGCGGTCGATGAGGCCACGCTGCCGGCCAACGTCCGCGTCACCCACCGCTCGCTGTTCGACGGCACCAATCAGGGCATCGAACTGACCGACGCGCCGGCCTTCAGCTTCCAGGGCCACCCGGAAGCCTCGCCGGGCCCGCGCGACGTGGCGCCGCTGTTCGATCGGTTCACCGCGCTGATGGCGGCCGCCGCCTGA
- the dapB gene encoding 4-hydroxy-tetrahydrodipicolinate reductase → MTTSSVRVLIHGASGRMGQALLRLAAQDPALQVAAAVIRRSPSQRVVDGVPYFAATELNGAPAFDVAVDFSLPQGFDPVLALCVARGAALVSGTTGLDAAQRQALADAAARIPLIWASNFSLGVAVLNDLVERAAAALPGWDCDIVESHHVHKQDAPSGTALTLGEAAAHGGAQPRYASLRAGDIVGEHLVQFAGLGERVELVHRASNRDIFARGALHAAARLPGRAPGAYRLRDLLG, encoded by the coding sequence ATGACCACTTCCTCCGTTCGTGTGTTGATTCATGGCGCATCCGGCCGCATGGGCCAGGCCTTGTTGCGCCTGGCCGCGCAGGACCCCGCGCTGCAGGTGGCGGCCGCGGTGATCCGGCGGTCGCCGTCGCAGCGGGTCGTCGACGGGGTGCCGTACTTCGCTGCGACCGAACTGAATGGCGCGCCGGCGTTCGACGTGGCGGTCGATTTCAGCCTGCCGCAGGGCTTCGACCCGGTGCTGGCGCTGTGCGTGGCGCGCGGCGCGGCGCTGGTGTCCGGCACCACCGGCCTGGACGCGGCGCAGCGGCAGGCGCTGGCCGACGCGGCGGCGCGCATCCCGCTGATCTGGGCGTCCAACTTCAGCCTCGGCGTGGCGGTGCTCAACGACCTGGTGGAACGCGCCGCGGCGGCGCTGCCGGGCTGGGACTGCGACATCGTCGAGTCGCACCACGTGCACAAGCAGGACGCCCCATCCGGCACCGCACTGACCCTGGGCGAGGCGGCCGCGCACGGCGGCGCGCAGCCGCGCTACGCCAGCCTGCGCGCGGGTGACATCGTCGGCGAGCATCTGGTGCAGTTCGCCGGGCTCGGCGAGCGGGTGGAGCTGGTGCACCGCGCCAGCAACCGCGACATCTTCGCCCGCGGCGCGCTGCACGCCGCCGCGCGCCTGCCGGGCCGCGCGCCAGGCGCCTACCGGCTGCGCGATCTGCTCGGCTGA